Proteins found in one Litorihabitans aurantiacus genomic segment:
- a CDS encoding NAD(P)-dependent oxidoreductase, giving the protein MARISVLGGTGYAGGHVVAEAARRGHQVTSYSRHAPAAPVDGVTYATLSALDPAFVPTALADADVVLSSLAPRGELEGRVRSVVAALAAAAPEAGVRLGVIGGAGSLQVAPDGPLLVTTPDFPEAFRAEALEAAGVLEDLRATPAELDWFYVSPAAGFGSYAPGEATGRYRVGGDVLLVDADGRSAISGADLALAIVDEIENPAHRRVRFTAAY; this is encoded by the coding sequence ATGGCACGCATCTCAGTTCTCGGCGGCACCGGCTACGCGGGCGGGCACGTCGTCGCGGAGGCCGCTCGTCGCGGCCACCAGGTGACCTCGTACTCGCGCCACGCCCCTGCCGCACCGGTCGACGGCGTCACCTACGCCACCCTCTCCGCTCTCGACCCGGCGTTCGTCCCGACGGCGCTCGCGGACGCCGACGTCGTCCTCTCCTCCCTCGCCCCGCGTGGTGAGCTCGAGGGGAGGGTGCGCTCCGTCGTCGCGGCTCTCGCGGCCGCCGCACCCGAGGCGGGGGTCCGCCTCGGCGTCATCGGCGGTGCCGGGTCGCTGCAGGTCGCGCCGGACGGTCCGCTCCTGGTCACGACCCCCGACTTCCCCGAGGCATTCAGGGCCGAGGCGCTGGAGGCGGCGGGCGTGCTCGAGGACCTGCGCGCCACCCCCGCCGAGCTCGACTGGTTCTACGTCAGCCCGGCTGCCGGGTTCGGCTCGTACGCGCCGGGCGAGGCGACGGGCCGCTACCGCGTGGGCGGGGACGTGCTCCTGGTCGACGCCGACGGCCGCTCCGCCATCTCCGGCGCCGACCTCGCGCTCGCGATCGTCGACGAGATCGAGAACCCCGCCCATCGGCGGGTGCGGTTCACCGCGGCCTACTGA
- a CDS encoding winged helix-turn-helix transcriptional regulator, whose translation MTTTDTLDPLVWDPYVRDCPTRALLDRIGDRWTVLVIGALADGPQRFSQIARRVDGVSQKMLTQTLRALEADGLVTRTQYPEIPPRVEYELTAVGHTLRDPLRALEEWAVTHMPAVLAARAARG comes from the coding sequence ATGACGACGACCGACACCCTCGACCCCCTCGTCTGGGACCCCTACGTGCGCGACTGCCCCACGCGCGCGCTGCTCGACCGGATCGGCGACCGCTGGACGGTGCTCGTCATCGGCGCGCTGGCCGACGGGCCGCAGCGGTTCTCGCAGATCGCGCGGCGCGTGGACGGCGTCTCGCAGAAGATGCTGACCCAGACCCTGCGCGCGCTCGAGGCGGACGGGCTCGTCACCCGCACGCAGTACCCCGAGATCCCGCCGCGCGTGGAGTACGAGCTCACCGCCGTCGGGCACACGCTGCGCGACCCGCTGCGCGCGCTGGAGGAGTGGGCCGTGACCCACATGCCCGCGGTGCTGGCCGCCCGCGCGGCGCGGGGGTAG
- a CDS encoding transglutaminase-like domain-containing protein, which produces MTQAPVRARTTTSTPGGAARGTTRGPAPRTRRSDPRPAARPLSPWPVRVLAAVMLLASLLAIDEVLVGSDWVLWPTLATAWVVGLGLALRPTRLPALGVTLVQLVALAGLLALVFGVRSPADVGEVARIALAHIEVSGAPAGVVPAVEVVLTGVVGLTAVVVDALAARVPALVALPAAAVVATGATFDPTALPWFALVAPGAAYVAVLAAAGPARSSRVASGRAGGRGGRAGHTASHPASPAARAGAAGLGVLALVAALAATNASGVRADGRLERTTSAGIGTASPFTGLVGDLLRGDDRPLLRFTSPAGPRYLRTAALTEWTNDSGWAITEDLERDRPPQGAGGTEVDIETLDLTSRFLPVLEGTTGVTADGGLRHDPGLDTYYDDEPTEIDDYSLRLDPALPSVEELRADTVSPRRDEIEVGDLDPRVRRLAQEATQGASTSFDQALALQRWFTTASNGFVYSLRVPEGTSGDALVDFLELRRGYCEQYASAMGVMLRSLDIPARVVVGFGSGTTDAAGVTTVTSHNAHAWVEVRFDGAGWVRFDPTPGGGGQGGQAAPAVAGLDPADAGGGAQPEAPDPGTQDPTPGDPNSSAAPEQPEETGADPTAGATTPGDGATPSPTDPSDGATAGGAGSAGSGDGADAGPWTHVGRGEIALLVALALLTGPQAWRWRRGRRRLAVAARGGGAGAAAAWEEVEDLALDHAVVVPRSASLRAAAAVIADEARLPAPARERLDVLVRACEQRWFAGGRDGSAPPNGGSAGRGGSGGSGRSGGADRVDADGEVWVKAVGDVAIGLEHHRPPSAWRWWWPPSLRATARRSAPAAPTPVREQGSRAGAGV; this is translated from the coding sequence ATGACCCAGGCTCCCGTGCGTGCGCGCACCACGACGTCGACCCCGGGCGGGGCTGCGCGCGGCACGACGCGCGGCCCCGCGCCCCGGACGCGGCGCTCCGACCCGCGTCCCGCCGCGCGCCCCCTGTCGCCCTGGCCGGTCCGCGTCCTCGCGGCCGTCATGCTCCTGGCGAGCCTGCTCGCGATCGACGAGGTGCTCGTCGGCAGCGACTGGGTCCTCTGGCCGACCCTCGCGACCGCGTGGGTCGTCGGGCTCGGGCTCGCGCTGCGCCCCACGCGGCTGCCCGCCCTCGGCGTCACGCTCGTCCAGCTCGTGGCCCTCGCCGGCCTGCTCGCGCTCGTGTTCGGCGTGCGCTCACCGGCCGACGTCGGCGAGGTGGCGCGCATCGCGCTGGCCCACATCGAGGTCTCGGGTGCGCCCGCGGGGGTGGTGCCCGCCGTCGAGGTGGTGCTCACGGGCGTGGTGGGCCTCACCGCCGTCGTGGTGGACGCGCTCGCCGCCCGCGTCCCGGCGCTCGTCGCGCTGCCGGCGGCCGCCGTCGTCGCCACGGGCGCGACCTTCGACCCGACCGCGCTGCCGTGGTTCGCGCTCGTGGCACCCGGCGCCGCCTACGTCGCCGTGCTGGCGGCGGCCGGACCGGCGCGCTCGTCGCGGGTCGCCAGTGGCCGGGCGGGGGGCCGCGGCGGACGCGCGGGCCACACCGCGAGCCACCCCGCGAGCCCGGCGGCGCGCGCGGGCGCGGCGGGCCTCGGCGTGCTCGCCCTCGTGGCGGCGCTCGCGGCCACGAACGCGTCCGGGGTGCGGGCGGACGGCCGCCTCGAGCGCACCACGTCGGCCGGCATCGGCACGGCGTCGCCGTTCACGGGCCTCGTCGGCGACCTCCTGCGCGGCGACGACCGCCCGCTGCTGCGCTTCACCTCGCCCGCCGGTCCCCGCTACCTGCGCACGGCCGCGCTGACGGAGTGGACCAACGACTCCGGCTGGGCCATCACCGAGGACCTCGAGCGGGACCGCCCGCCGCAGGGGGCCGGGGGGACCGAGGTCGACATCGAGACGCTCGACCTGACCTCGCGCTTCCTGCCCGTGCTCGAGGGCACGACGGGCGTCACGGCCGACGGCGGGCTGCGCCACGACCCCGGCCTCGACACCTACTACGACGACGAGCCGACCGAGATCGACGACTACAGCCTCCGGCTCGACCCCGCGCTCCCCTCGGTCGAGGAGCTCCGCGCCGACACCGTCTCCCCTCGTCGTGACGAGATCGAGGTCGGCGACCTCGATCCGCGGGTGCGCCGGCTCGCGCAGGAGGCGACGCAGGGTGCGAGCACCTCGTTCGACCAGGCACTGGCGCTCCAGCGCTGGTTCACGACGGCGTCGAACGGGTTCGTCTACAGCCTGCGCGTGCCGGAGGGGACGAGCGGTGACGCGCTGGTGGACTTCCTCGAGCTGCGGCGCGGCTACTGCGAGCAGTACGCCTCGGCCATGGGCGTCATGCTGCGCTCGCTCGACATCCCGGCGCGGGTGGTGGTCGGCTTCGGCTCGGGCACCACCGACGCGGCCGGTGTCACCACCGTCACCAGCCACAACGCCCACGCGTGGGTCGAGGTCCGGTTCGACGGCGCGGGCTGGGTCCGCTTCGACCCCACCCCGGGCGGGGGCGGGCAGGGCGGCCAGGCGGCGCCCGCCGTCGCCGGCCTCGACCCGGCCGACGCCGGGGGTGGCGCGCAGCCGGAGGCGCCCGACCCCGGGACGCAGGACCCCACCCCCGGCGACCCGAACTCCTCGGCCGCGCCCGAGCAGCCGGAGGAGACGGGTGCCGACCCGACGGCGGGCGCGACGACGCCGGGGGACGGGGCGACGCCGTCGCCCACCGATCCCTCCGACGGCGCGACCGCCGGAGGTGCCGGGAGTGCCGGCTCGGGCGACGGCGCCGACGCCGGGCCGTGGACGCACGTCGGGCGCGGGGAGATCGCGCTGCTCGTCGCGCTCGCGCTGCTCACGGGTCCGCAGGCCTGGCGCTGGCGGCGGGGACGGCGCCGGCTCGCCGTCGCGGCGCGCGGCGGCGGGGCGGGGGCCGCGGCCGCGTGGGAGGAGGTCGAGGACCTCGCGCTCGACCACGCCGTCGTGGTGCCCCGGTCCGCCAGCCTGCGCGCGGCGGCCGCTGTCATCGCCGACGAGGCGCGGCTGCCCGCGCCGGCCAGGGAGCGGCTCGACGTGCTCGTGCGGGCGTGCGAGCAGCGGTGGTTCGCGGGCGGCCGGGACGGATCCGCTCCGCCCAACGGCGGGTCGGCCGGGCGCGGCGGGTCGGGAGGGTCGGGTCGGTCCGGCGGTGCCGACCGTGTCGACGCCGACGGCGAGGTCTGGGTGAAGGCCGTCGGCGACGTCGCGATCGGGCTGGAACACCACCGACCGCCGTCGGCGTGGCGCTGGTGGTGGCCACCGTCGCTCCGAGCGACGGCTCGACGGTCTGCACCCGCCGCACCCACCCCGGTGCGCGAGCAGGGGTCGCGGGCGGGAGCCGGGGTGTGA
- a CDS encoding DUF58 domain-containing protein, whose amino-acid sequence MTGPEGDGAPAGVPGRRGRGGGAVRRDRGTGAGLRSSRRGPTLTPRGRWSVLLGAGLVVAAVALRERDLVFLGVLPLALSVLAWLAVATRRPTLEADHRVEPVRLQAGEVGSLRLRLRNVGPRTTRPLDLVQPGITDLLTGVRRTVPPVPPAERTALSLPLRARRRGAYRVPSPRVTMHDPLGLARVVRVLPASAELLVLPTVLPLTGLPRGLVGRTSTGRGAPTGQPGGGDPDAGVRAYRAGDDPRTIHWRASARLLDDLVVRVAGPTTLGSAALVLDARRPAGGVGAESPVNRPDGPGAGREDSRRAAGRPAPGGPTPENAAFSPDGAAPDGLEVAVALAASIGHHLLEQDVEVDLTDHAGAAIVSGHDVADDLLAALAVVGEPPGESPWHPVVTGSPDAVVAVVGPLTASEATALAALRRGTALALVVGDAPTCVDVLRGAGWRVVTVDVTDAATPDGGAHLADAWRRLCGGAAVRGGSGWSGAGRGDGDAGGAFIGGAPAGPARRDGAGPDRRGGGARPGDPGDGGRTPRVVQVGEVPR is encoded by the coding sequence GTGACCGGGCCTGAGGGCGACGGCGCCCCGGCGGGCGTCCCTGGACGGCGCGGGCGCGGCGGTGGTGCGGTCCGGCGCGACCGCGGGACGGGTGCCGGTCTCCGTTCGTCCCGGCGCGGCCCGACCCTGACGCCGCGCGGGCGCTGGTCGGTGCTCCTGGGCGCCGGGCTCGTGGTGGCGGCGGTCGCGCTGCGCGAGCGCGACCTCGTCTTCCTCGGGGTCCTCCCACTCGCGCTGAGCGTGCTGGCGTGGCTCGCCGTCGCGACCCGGCGCCCCACGCTCGAGGCCGACCACCGCGTCGAACCCGTCCGGCTGCAGGCCGGCGAGGTCGGCTCGCTGCGGCTGCGCCTGCGCAACGTCGGCCCCCGCACCACGCGCCCCCTCGACCTCGTGCAACCCGGGATCACCGACCTGCTGACCGGTGTGCGTCGCACCGTCCCCCCGGTCCCGCCCGCCGAGCGGACCGCGCTCTCGCTCCCGCTGCGCGCGCGCCGTCGGGGTGCCTACCGCGTGCCCTCGCCCCGCGTGACGATGCACGACCCGCTCGGTCTCGCCCGCGTGGTGCGGGTCCTCCCGGCCTCTGCCGAGCTGCTCGTGCTCCCCACCGTGCTGCCCCTGACCGGCCTGCCGCGCGGGCTGGTGGGCCGCACCTCGACCGGCCGCGGCGCCCCGACAGGGCAGCCCGGCGGCGGCGACCCCGATGCGGGGGTGCGCGCCTACCGCGCCGGGGACGACCCGCGCACCATCCACTGGCGCGCCTCCGCCCGGCTGCTCGACGACCTCGTGGTCAGGGTCGCCGGCCCGACGACGCTCGGCTCGGCCGCGCTCGTGCTCGACGCGCGGCGGCCGGCGGGTGGTGTCGGTGCTGAATCCCCGGTGAACCGGCCCGACGGGCCGGGCGCGGGACGCGAGGACTCGCGCCGCGCCGCCGGTCGCCCCGCACCCGGCGGCCCGACGCCGGAGAACGCCGCGTTCAGCCCCGACGGCGCGGCGCCGGACGGTCTCGAGGTCGCCGTCGCGCTCGCCGCCTCGATCGGCCACCACCTGCTCGAGCAGGACGTCGAGGTCGACCTCACCGACCACGCGGGTGCCGCGATCGTCAGCGGGCACGACGTCGCCGACGACCTGCTGGCCGCGCTCGCCGTCGTGGGGGAGCCGCCCGGGGAGAGCCCGTGGCACCCCGTCGTGACGGGGTCGCCGGACGCGGTCGTCGCCGTCGTCGGGCCGCTGACGGCGAGCGAGGCGACGGCGCTCGCGGCCCTGCGGCGCGGCACCGCGCTCGCGCTCGTGGTCGGGGACGCGCCCACGTGCGTGGACGTGCTGCGCGGCGCCGGCTGGCGCGTCGTGACCGTGGACGTCACCGACGCCGCGACGCCCGACGGCGGGGCTCACCTCGCCGACGCCTGGCGGCGGCTGTGCGGGGGTGCGGCCGTCCGGGGCGGCTCGGGGTGGAGCGGTGCCGGCCGCGGCGACGGGGACGCCGGCGGTGCGTTTATCGGAGGAGCACCCGCCGGACCGGCACGGCGTGACGGGGCCGGTCCCGACCGGCGCGGTGGCGGTGCGCGACCCGGTGATCCCGGTGACGGCGGCCGCACGCCGCGGGTCGTCCAGGTGGGGGAGGTGCCGCGATGA
- a CDS encoding AAA family ATPase encodes MTSDHDIDHLDPAAAAPPTTTPADVTEVADVAQRVADAVSRVLVGKEDVVRLAVVCLLSEGHLLIEDVPGTGKTSLAKALSRAVDAPVSRVQFTPDLMPSDVTGASIYNRVTSEFEFRPGPVFASIVVADEINRASPRTQSALLEAMEESQVSVDGRTYVLRRPFLVLATQNPVEMEGTYPLPEAQRDRFLAQTTIGYPGREAELAMLEDRADVDPLSQVRRITDADGVARLADAVARVYVAPVVREYLLTLVRGTRTLPEVLLGASPRAALHLSRAARAAAAMAGRDYVVPDDVADLAVPVLAHRLMLAPVGPGRARPTAHELLEGLLSRTAVPRGDRA; translated from the coding sequence TTGACGAGCGATCACGACATCGACCACCTCGACCCCGCCGCGGCCGCGCCACCCACGACGACGCCCGCCGACGTCACCGAGGTCGCTGACGTCGCGCAGCGCGTCGCGGACGCGGTCTCGCGCGTGCTGGTGGGCAAGGAGGACGTGGTCCGCCTCGCCGTCGTGTGCCTGCTGAGCGAGGGCCACCTCCTCATCGAGGACGTCCCCGGCACCGGGAAGACCAGCCTGGCCAAGGCGCTGTCGCGGGCGGTGGACGCGCCCGTCTCGCGCGTGCAGTTCACCCCCGACCTGATGCCGAGCGACGTCACCGGCGCCAGCATCTACAACCGGGTCACGTCCGAGTTCGAGTTCCGGCCCGGCCCCGTGTTCGCCTCGATCGTGGTGGCCGACGAGATCAACCGCGCCTCGCCCCGCACCCAGTCGGCGCTGCTCGAGGCGATGGAGGAGAGCCAGGTCTCGGTCGACGGCCGCACCTACGTCCTGCGGCGCCCGTTCCTCGTGCTGGCCACGCAGAACCCGGTCGAGATGGAGGGCACCTACCCGCTGCCCGAGGCGCAGCGCGACCGCTTCCTCGCCCAGACCACGATCGGCTACCCCGGGCGTGAGGCCGAGCTCGCGATGCTCGAGGACCGCGCCGACGTCGACCCGCTCTCGCAGGTGCGTCGCATCACGGACGCCGACGGCGTCGCGCGACTGGCGGACGCCGTCGCCCGCGTGTACGTGGCCCCCGTGGTGCGCGAGTACCTGCTGACGCTCGTGCGCGGCACGCGCACCCTGCCCGAGGTGCTGCTGGGCGCCTCGCCGCGCGCCGCGCTCCACCTCAGCCGGGCGGCGCGGGCCGCGGCGGCGATGGCGGGTCGGGACTACGTCGTGCCCGACGACGTGGCCGACCTCGCCGTCCCCGTCCTCGCCCACCGCCTCATGCTCGCGCCGGTCGGACCGGGCCGTGCCCGCCCGACGGCGCACGAGCTGCTCGAGGGCCTGCTCTCCCGGACCGCGGTGCCGCGCGGTGACCGGGCCTGA
- a CDS encoding lysylphosphatidylglycerol synthase domain-containing protein has protein sequence MIAIAAAQVLVSVGLLVALGAAWGWGPFADALTSLPWWALLGGALLGGLGVVLQGLRARVVARHHGIPLTTRSAVARCWQSAFLNGVLPGGVGGDLVRALDDSSDHEAPAARQALTSSVRAVAAERLVGTTIVFAAAGVVLLPLAPLVAVAALAVALAAAVLSRRWLRGLGGREVARITALSLLGWATFVAMFVLAAIAVAPRFPPAELPGLAAVALGGMSVPLGVGGWGPREAAAGWVFETSGHPASLGLAVSIAYGLLALVSTVPGAVVLAVRTWPRLRAVRAARERRARA, from the coding sequence GTGATCGCGATCGCCGCGGCGCAGGTGCTCGTGAGCGTCGGGCTCCTGGTGGCGCTCGGCGCCGCCTGGGGCTGGGGGCCGTTCGCGGACGCCCTGACGTCGCTGCCGTGGTGGGCGCTGCTCGGCGGCGCGCTCCTCGGGGGTCTCGGGGTGGTGCTGCAGGGACTGCGGGCGCGCGTCGTCGCCCGCCACCACGGCATCCCGCTCACGACCCGGTCCGCGGTCGCACGCTGCTGGCAGTCCGCGTTCCTCAACGGCGTCCTGCCCGGGGGTGTCGGCGGCGACCTGGTGCGGGCCCTGGACGACAGCAGCGACCACGAGGCCCCCGCCGCACGCCAGGCGCTGACCAGCAGCGTCCGCGCCGTCGCCGCCGAGCGCCTGGTCGGCACGACGATCGTGTTCGCGGCGGCGGGCGTCGTGCTGCTCCCGCTCGCGCCGCTGGTCGCGGTCGCCGCGCTCGCCGTCGCGCTCGCCGCGGCCGTCCTGAGCCGGCGGTGGCTGCGCGGGCTCGGCGGGCGCGAGGTCGCCCGGATCACCGCGCTGTCGCTGCTCGGATGGGCCACGTTCGTCGCGATGTTCGTCCTCGCGGCGATCGCCGTCGCGCCCCGGTTCCCGCCGGCGGAGCTGCCGGGCCTGGCCGCCGTCGCGCTCGGCGGGATGTCGGTCCCGCTCGGGGTCGGCGGCTGGGGGCCGCGGGAGGCGGCGGCCGGCTGGGTGTTCGAGACCTCCGGCCACCCCGCGAGCCTCGGTCTCGCCGTCTCGATCGCCTACGGTCTGCTGGCGCTCGTCTCGACGGTGCCCGGCGCCGTCGTCCTGGCGGTGCGGACGTGGCCGCGCCTGCGGGCGGTCCGGGCGGCCCGGGAGCGCCGGGCTCGGGCGTGA
- a CDS encoding methyltransferase domain-containing protein translates to MVERPVEADWLALRRSADHRARERARDLLALLREHLREVGADEAAAWDVVDLGAGTGSNLAWLAPRLPGRQRWSLVDHDADLAAVADTGEAAPGVEARWVLAGADCLTDLLADLEPEGPATLVTCAALLDLLRPDDVGHLLDALAPVGRPGIPALLSLSVTGEVELHPSDPDDAFVAATFDAHQRRGGLLGPGAADVVAAALRARGARVHLRSTDWVLGTGGATDADDAALVRRYVRDRADVVAEQDPSSADRAQAWWRRREQQLERGELRVRVGHVDLLSLPPRDRRVP, encoded by the coding sequence ATGGTAGAGCGACCCGTCGAGGCGGACTGGCTCGCACTGCGGCGCTCGGCCGACCACCGCGCGCGCGAGCGCGCCCGCGACCTGCTGGCCCTGCTGCGCGAGCACCTGCGCGAGGTCGGCGCGGACGAGGCGGCCGCGTGGGACGTGGTCGACCTCGGCGCCGGCACGGGGTCGAACCTCGCGTGGCTCGCCCCGCGGCTGCCGGGCCGCCAGCGGTGGAGCCTCGTGGACCACGACGCCGATCTCGCCGCCGTCGCGGACACCGGCGAGGCCGCGCCCGGGGTCGAGGCGCGGTGGGTCCTCGCCGGTGCCGACTGCCTGACCGACCTCCTCGCCGACCTCGAGCCGGAGGGCCCGGCGACGCTGGTGACGTGCGCGGCGCTCCTGGACCTGCTGCGGCCCGACGACGTCGGGCACCTCCTCGACGCCCTCGCACCGGTCGGTCGACCCGGGATCCCCGCGCTCCTGAGCCTGAGCGTCACCGGCGAGGTCGAGCTGCACCCGTCCGACCCCGACGACGCGTTCGTCGCCGCGACCTTCGACGCCCACCAGCGGCGCGGCGGGCTCCTGGGACCCGGGGCCGCCGACGTCGTCGCGGCCGCCCTGCGCGCCCGCGGTGCGCGGGTGCACCTGCGGTCCACCGACTGGGTCCTCGGGACGGGCGGCGCGACGGACGCGGACGACGCCGCGCTCGTGCGGCGCTACGTGCGCGACCGTGCCGACGTCGTCGCCGAGCAGGACCCGTCGTCCGCCGACCGCGCGCAGGCGTGGTGGCGGCGACGCGAGCAGCAGCTGGAGCGCGGGGAGCTGCGGGTGCGGGTGGGCCACGTCGACCTGCTGAGCCTCCCGCCCCGCGACCGACGCGTCCCGTGA
- a CDS encoding glycosyltransferase, with product MPEGRGRALVVPGGLPGPSGGSAYDRRVLEELRAAGLEVGEERIPGRWPTPGPADRDELRRALARHDDVVVDGLIASAAPDELAAARASGTRVTVLVHLPLALEGGRAGAGAGSGSGPGAGDDALALAAAERRALVGADAVVATSRWTREDLAVRHGLTRVAVATPGVDPARLARGSRPPRLLVLGALTPRKNAVAALEALAALEAPGARPATRFSALVVGPEGADPAYASAVRGTAARLGPHVEVLGPRTGEELDAVWDGCDLLVLPSLAETYGMVVTEALARGVPAVVAAGTGAVEALRGDGVRADLPLPGAAVDVTDGASLAAVLERWLADATLRAEWSRAARRHREHLSGWDATAVRIREAIGW from the coding sequence GTGCCTGAGGGCCGCGGCCGGGCCCTCGTCGTCCCCGGTGGCCTGCCGGGACCGTCCGGCGGCAGCGCCTACGACCGGCGGGTGCTCGAGGAGCTGCGCGCGGCCGGCCTCGAGGTGGGGGAGGAGCGGATCCCCGGTCGCTGGCCCACCCCCGGACCCGCCGACCGGGACGAGCTGCGGCGGGCGCTCGCGCGTCACGACGACGTCGTCGTCGACGGCCTGATCGCCTCCGCCGCGCCGGACGAGCTCGCCGCGGCGAGGGCCTCCGGCACGCGCGTGACGGTGCTCGTGCACCTACCGCTGGCGCTCGAGGGCGGGCGGGCCGGTGCCGGTGCGGGTTCCGGTTCGGGGCCTGGTGCGGGCGACGACGCCCTCGCGCTCGCCGCCGCGGAGCGCCGCGCGCTGGTCGGGGCCGACGCGGTCGTCGCGACGAGCCGGTGGACCCGCGAGGACCTGGCGGTGCGCCACGGTCTCACCCGCGTCGCCGTCGCGACCCCGGGGGTCGATCCGGCCAGGCTCGCCCGGGGGAGCCGGCCGCCGCGGCTGCTCGTGCTCGGGGCCCTCACGCCGCGCAAGAACGCGGTGGCGGCGCTCGAGGCGCTCGCCGCTCTCGAGGCCCCCGGGGCGCGGCCCGCGACCCGGTTCTCGGCGCTCGTCGTCGGACCGGAGGGTGCGGATCCCGCCTACGCCTCGGCCGTGCGCGGCACCGCTGCGCGTCTCGGCCCGCACGTCGAGGTTCTGGGCCCCCGCACGGGCGAGGAGCTGGACGCGGTCTGGGACGGCTGCGACCTGCTGGTCCTGCCCTCGCTCGCCGAGACCTACGGGATGGTCGTCACGGAGGCGCTGGCCCGCGGGGTGCCGGCGGTCGTGGCCGCGGGGACCGGCGCGGTCGAGGCTCTGCGCGGCGACGGCGTCCGGGCCGACCTCCCGCTGCCCGGAGCCGCGGTCGACGTGACCGACGGCGCGTCCCTGGCCGCCGTGCTCGAGCGGTGGCTGGCGGATGCGACGCTGCGGGCGGAGTGGTCCCGTGCGGCGCGGCGTCACCGCGAGCACCTCAGCGGGTGGGACGCGACGGCGGTACGGATCAGGGAGGCGATCGGATGGTAG
- a CDS encoding 6-pyruvoyl trahydropterin synthase family protein, producing MYSLTVRDHVMIAHTLPDPFFGPAQGMHGATLVIEATWRREQLGPHAVVMDIGEASRQLAEVLDPLRYANLDESPVFAGRLSTTEAVAGHVAQSLAERAGEDIAGVGVVVREHPDAWVAHDVDLRA from the coding sequence GTGTACAGCCTGACCGTCCGTGACCACGTGATGATCGCCCACACCCTGCCCGACCCGTTCTTCGGCCCGGCGCAGGGGATGCACGGGGCCACGCTCGTGATCGAGGCGACCTGGCGCCGCGAGCAGCTGGGACCGCACGCCGTCGTGATGGACATCGGTGAGGCGAGCCGGCAGCTGGCCGAGGTCCTCGACCCGCTGCGGTACGCCAACCTCGACGAGTCGCCGGTCTTCGCGGGTCGGCTGAGCACCACCGAGGCCGTCGCGGGTCACGTCGCGCAGTCCCTGGCCGAGCGCGCGGGTGAGGACATCGCGGGGGTCGGGGTCGTCGTGCGCGAGCACCCCGACGCGTGGGTCGCCCACGACGTCGACCTGCGTGCCTGA
- a CDS encoding zinc-dependent alcohol dehydrogenase encodes MSAGGALAWWATGPDEGELRPEDLPEPGPDDAVVRTLWSGISRGTETLVRRGLVPASQTQRMRAPFQAGDLPFPVKYGYLSVGVVEHGPAAWRGRRVFCLYPHQDRYVVPVAALAPVPDGVPSRRAVLAGTVETALNALWDAPPCLGDRVAVVGGGLVGGALALLLRGFPLDRLQVVEVDDDARRRLAAQGLDAVAPDDAAGDCDLVLHVSASESGLDLALRLLGDEAELVEVSWFGATAPRVPLGEDFHARRLRITASQVGRVGRARRHRRDLRARMATALAALADPAFDVLIGGDVDFADIADAMAGLGRPGSAGCVAVAYPGAATERPGGSRVQPDRP; translated from the coding sequence GTGAGCGCCGGCGGCGCCCTCGCCTGGTGGGCGACGGGACCGGACGAGGGTGAGCTGCGCCCCGAGGACCTGCCCGAGCCGGGGCCGGACGACGCCGTCGTGCGCACGCTCTGGAGCGGCATCAGCCGCGGGACCGAGACGCTGGTGCGGCGCGGGCTCGTGCCGGCCTCGCAGACGCAGCGCATGCGGGCGCCCTTCCAGGCCGGCGACCTCCCGTTCCCGGTGAAGTACGGCTACCTCTCGGTCGGGGTCGTCGAGCACGGCCCGGCCGCGTGGCGCGGGCGGCGGGTGTTCTGCCTGTACCCGCACCAGGACCGCTACGTCGTCCCGGTCGCGGCGCTCGCCCCGGTCCCCGACGGCGTGCCCTCCCGCCGCGCGGTCCTCGCCGGCACGGTCGAGACCGCGCTCAACGCCCTGTGGGACGCCCCGCCGTGCCTCGGCGACCGCGTCGCGGTCGTGGGTGGTGGCCTCGTCGGCGGTGCCCTCGCCCTGCTGCTGCGCGGGTTCCCCCTCGATCGCCTGCAGGTCGTGGAGGTCGACGACGACGCGCGGCGGCGCCTCGCCGCGCAGGGTCTGGACGCCGTCGCGCCCGACGACGCGGCCGGGGACTGCGACCTCGTCCTCCACGTCTCGGCGAGCGAGTCGGGGCTCGACCTCGCGCTCCGCCTGCTCGGCGACGAGGCCGAGCTGGTCGAGGTCTCCTGGTTCGGTGCGACCGCCCCGCGCGTTCCGCTCGGGGAGGACTTCCACGCCCGCCGGCTGAGGATCACGGCCAGCCAGGTGGGTCGGGTGGGGCGCGCCCGTCGGCACCGGCGCGACCTGCGGGCGCGGATGGCGACGGCGCTCGCGGCCCTCGCCGACCCGGCCTTCGACGTCCTCATCGGCGGCGACGTCGACTTCGCCGACATCGCCGACGCGATGGCCGGGCTCGGACGCCCCGGGTCGGCAGGATGTGTCGCGGTGGCCTACCCGGGGGCCGCGACCGAACGACCTGGAGGAAGCCGTGTACAGCCTGACCGTCCGTGA